In the Hyalangium ruber genome, one interval contains:
- a CDS encoding response regulator transcription factor, translating into MDRTRVYVVEDQPNLLKNLVKVLATYEELEVVGTSQDGEEAVEDIVRVRPQIVLLDLELPGINGIQVTQRVKRRASEVEILILTSFEDEQKVYEAIQAGASGYLVKRVGPEKIRSGIKEVMEGGTVLEPIIARRFWNYFQSIQARPPEKKENPWALTPIEFEVLRYVAKGLSNAEVGQVMTLERRTVRTHLSHIYRKMGVNSHVEAVVLALRAGVVDL; encoded by the coding sequence ATGGACCGGACGCGCGTCTATGTCGTCGAGGATCAGCCCAACCTCCTCAAGAACCTGGTGAAGGTGCTGGCGACGTACGAGGAACTCGAGGTGGTGGGCACCTCCCAGGACGGGGAGGAGGCCGTGGAGGACATCGTCCGGGTCCGGCCACAGATCGTCCTGTTGGATCTGGAGCTGCCGGGGATCAACGGCATCCAGGTTACACAGCGCGTCAAGCGCCGGGCCTCCGAGGTGGAGATCCTCATCCTCACGTCCTTCGAGGATGAGCAGAAGGTGTACGAGGCGATCCAGGCGGGGGCCTCGGGCTACCTGGTGAAGCGGGTGGGGCCGGAGAAGATCCGCTCAGGAATCAAGGAGGTGATGGAGGGGGGCACGGTGCTCGAGCCCATCATCGCCCGCAGGTTCTGGAACTACTTCCAGTCCATCCAGGCCAGGCCCCCGGAGAAGAAGGAGAACCCCTGGGCGCTGACGCCCATCGAGTTCGAGGTGCTGCGCTACGTGGCCAAGGGGCTGTCCAACGCCGAGGTGGGGCAGGTGATGACGCTGGAGCGGCGCACGGTGCGCACCCATCTGTCGCATATCTACCGGAAGATGGGAGTCAACTCGCACGTGGAGGCGGTGGTGCTGGCCCTGCGCGCGGGCGTGGTGGATCTGTAG
- a CDS encoding RluA family pseudouridine synthase, with protein sequence MTELRVLHEGAGLLVVAKPAGVLVIPGRGEGSGPSLREQLEAQLRKKVFVVHRLDRDTSGVLVFALDAERHRALSQAFEAGKVKKRYLALVEGRVEAPQLVDAALVAGRKGRMRVARPGEEGKPSRTRVRPVETFAKASLVEAEPLTGRTHQIRVHLLQMGHPLLVDHQYGREEPLTEKDLGGAGEAVVLARTPLHAARLEWPALPGVEARALEAPMPEDMAQTAALLRQTSS encoded by the coding sequence GTGACGGAGCTCCGCGTTCTCCATGAGGGCGCGGGGCTGCTCGTGGTGGCCAAGCCCGCGGGGGTGCTCGTCATCCCCGGGCGTGGCGAGGGCAGCGGCCCGTCCCTGCGGGAGCAGCTGGAGGCGCAGCTGCGCAAGAAGGTCTTCGTGGTGCATCGGCTGGATCGAGACACCTCGGGGGTGCTGGTGTTCGCGCTGGACGCGGAGCGGCACCGGGCGCTGTCGCAGGCCTTCGAGGCGGGCAAGGTGAAGAAGCGCTACCTGGCGCTGGTGGAGGGCCGGGTAGAGGCGCCCCAATTGGTGGACGCCGCGCTGGTGGCCGGGCGCAAGGGCCGGATGCGGGTGGCGCGACCGGGGGAGGAGGGGAAACCCTCACGCACGCGGGTGCGCCCGGTGGAGACCTTCGCGAAGGCCTCGCTGGTGGAAGCCGAACCGCTCACGGGCCGCACGCACCAGATCCGCGTGCATCTGCTGCAGATGGGGCACCCGCTGCTGGTGGACCACCAGTACGGCCGCGAGGAGCCGCTGACGGAGAAGGACCTGGGCGGGGCAGGGGAGGCGGTGGTGCTGGCGAGGACGCCGCTGCACGCGGCACGGTTGGAGTGGCCGGCCCTTCCGGGAGTGGAGGCGAGAGCGCTGGAAGCCCCCATGCCCGAGGACATGGCGCAAACCGCGGCCTTGTTGCGCCAGACCTCCTCGTGA
- a CDS encoding serine/threonine-protein kinase: MNTSYRLTGRIEAGELADLYKATQDSGGEVVVKLFHPKTSDPGYARVLAETSRVLNPLSHTGIVHYVDLGFVKERLAVVREHVDGYTLGTALQRLNTKEVLLPSPIALYLVIQLLETVQKAHEAEIVHGAITPGNLLLSRDGQPAICDFGALKALMAVPELKRTFATRGRSAYRAPEVTRGEEPTVQSDIYSLGSIAYELLTLREAIVTGNVSTRSGGLPPPSRIDRRINARLDPLILRALDPHPNRRFRSAGEFSGALRNFFAANGGMPNTEDLRRFVRELVPNEVNFSTLGPPAFTEPFKLTAVTGAEIAHLHAEIPEVSVVVRPSFSRSVSEEEFAAETQEAAPIFEEYKPEAYAPLEATRAGQPEPVAVAEDTSPSSVGPLEQAWEAPPGAAPPKAKKPAGLMMGTPGVKEGTFVGRNPRLKWVDDLSEEKTHVAEELQEPAASPPKAAPAARAAPPPAAPPPSARPPPSLVRTAPSKEPPAQGYVPRERKEIPMPPPTDASIRIGISGKRLFTEERDLRAMEQRKRSALGLASGIFLVGVIAFALAIWQLGATKPPAPAPKPDPRADAITGAVNQYVASPKPPEPKPAPPEVSPRKEPVDEPRPDPNSAFLTLRSNVPARVIIDGTVLSRRTPLVKYPVKPGTRHIVLEAVGTKERVEFEARFERGKNHTIEQKFDSTPRR; the protein is encoded by the coding sequence ATGAACACCTCCTACCGCCTGACAGGGCGGATCGAAGCCGGCGAGCTGGCGGACCTGTACAAGGCCACGCAGGACTCCGGTGGCGAAGTGGTGGTGAAGCTCTTCCACCCGAAGACCTCGGATCCGGGCTACGCGCGGGTGCTGGCGGAGACCTCGCGGGTGCTCAACCCGCTGAGCCACACCGGCATCGTCCACTACGTGGACCTGGGCTTCGTGAAGGAGCGGCTCGCGGTGGTGCGCGAGCACGTGGACGGCTACACCCTGGGCACGGCGCTCCAGCGGCTCAACACCAAGGAGGTGCTGCTCCCGTCGCCCATCGCGCTCTACCTCGTCATCCAGCTCCTGGAGACGGTGCAGAAGGCGCACGAGGCGGAGATCGTCCACGGCGCCATCACCCCGGGCAACCTGCTGCTGTCGCGGGACGGGCAGCCGGCCATCTGCGACTTCGGCGCGCTCAAGGCCCTGATGGCGGTGCCCGAGCTCAAGCGCACCTTCGCCACCCGGGGCCGCAGCGCCTACCGCGCCCCCGAGGTGACCCGCGGCGAGGAGCCCACGGTCCAGTCGGACATCTACTCCCTGGGCTCGATCGCCTACGAGCTGCTCACCCTGCGCGAGGCCATCGTCACCGGAAACGTGAGCACCCGCAGCGGCGGGCTGCCGCCTCCCAGCCGCATCGATCGCCGCATCAACGCGCGGCTGGATCCGCTCATCCTGCGAGCGCTGGATCCCCACCCCAACCGGCGCTTCCGCTCGGCGGGAGAGTTCTCCGGGGCGCTGCGGAACTTCTTCGCCGCCAACGGGGGCATGCCGAACACGGAGGATCTGCGCCGCTTCGTCCGCGAGCTCGTGCCCAACGAGGTGAATTTCTCCACGCTCGGGCCCCCGGCGTTCACCGAGCCCTTCAAGCTCACCGCCGTCACCGGCGCCGAGATCGCCCACCTGCACGCCGAGATCCCCGAGGTGTCCGTGGTGGTGCGGCCCTCCTTCAGCCGCTCCGTGAGCGAGGAGGAGTTCGCCGCGGAGACGCAGGAAGCCGCCCCCATCTTCGAGGAGTACAAGCCGGAGGCCTACGCGCCCCTGGAGGCCACCCGCGCCGGCCAGCCGGAGCCCGTGGCCGTCGCGGAGGACACGTCCCCGAGCAGCGTGGGGCCGCTGGAGCAGGCTTGGGAGGCCCCCCCGGGAGCCGCGCCGCCCAAGGCGAAGAAGCCGGCGGGTCTGATGATGGGCACCCCCGGAGTCAAGGAGGGCACCTTCGTCGGCCGCAACCCCCGCCTCAAGTGGGTCGATGATCTCTCCGAGGAGAAGACGCACGTCGCCGAGGAGCTCCAGGAGCCCGCCGCTTCTCCGCCCAAGGCGGCACCGGCGGCCCGTGCGGCGCCTCCCCCCGCGGCACCGCCACCCTCCGCCCGCCCTCCGCCTTCCCTGGTGCGCACGGCCCCCTCCAAGGAGCCGCCCGCTCAGGGCTACGTCCCTCGGGAGCGGAAGGAGATCCCGATGCCGCCGCCGACGGATGCCTCCATTCGCATTGGGATCTCCGGGAAGCGCCTGTTCACCGAGGAGCGGGACCTGCGCGCCATGGAGCAGCGCAAGCGCAGCGCCCTGGGCCTCGCCAGCGGAATCTTCCTGGTGGGGGTGATCGCCTTCGCCCTGGCGATCTGGCAGCTCGGCGCCACCAAGCCTCCGGCGCCTGCCCCGAAGCCGGATCCCCGCGCGGATGCCATCACCGGGGCGGTGAACCAGTACGTGGCCTCGCCCAAGCCGCCAGAGCCCAAGCCCGCGCCCCCCGAGGTCTCCCCTCGGAAAGAGCCCGTGGACGAGCCCCGGCCGGATCCGAACTCCGCGTTCCTGACGCTGCGCAGCAACGTGCCCGCGCGGGTCATCATCGATGGCACGGTGTTGAGCCGGCGCACGCCGCTGGTGAAGTACCCGGTGAAGCCGGGCACCCGGCACATCGTCCTGGAGGCCGTGGGGACGAAGGAGCGCGTGGAGTTCGAGGCGCGCTTCGAGCGCGGGAAGAACCACACCATCGAGCAGAAGTTCGACTCCACTCCGAGGCGCTGA
- a CDS encoding M16 family metallopeptidase: MATRSRATPKTKDKSAASRPLKLPTATETTTSTGLQVMAAERGPLPLVAMRLVLRAGSATDPKDKQGLADFTVRLLRRGTERMSADAIDEAIEFVGASLAAGVSEDLMSLYVTTPAEHFPAMLSVLGQLVREPIFPEKEVELARERSLAQFANDLDDPSTIADRAFTQELWGDHPYGHDVGGTASHVRTFTREDVVRFHRERIGPKGALLVVVGAVKPEVVAAEAEKAFGGWTQPEQLELLTVPPLERLAQAGRILLIDKPDQSQSQVRIGGPGYRIGHPDYFAATAMNIALGGGFTSRLVNAVRVERGLSYSVGSYFDTMSAGGIFAISTFTKTASTREIIDVSLGEVGKVRKGGITPRELKTAQTYLAGLYPLRTETSESVASVLADIRVHGLGDDWVEQFRDRLRAVTPKQVKTVAAKYLYPQAPTMVLLGKASEVKKQLKGLGPVTVVPVSEYE, from the coding sequence ATGGCCACCCGTTCCCGAGCCACTCCGAAGACGAAGGACAAGTCGGCGGCCTCCCGGCCGTTGAAGCTCCCCACCGCCACCGAGACGACGACGTCGACGGGCCTGCAGGTGATGGCCGCCGAGCGCGGCCCGCTGCCGCTGGTGGCCATGCGCCTGGTGCTGCGCGCTGGCAGCGCCACGGATCCGAAGGACAAGCAGGGCCTGGCCGACTTCACCGTCCGCCTGCTGCGCCGAGGCACCGAGCGCATGAGCGCGGATGCCATCGACGAGGCGATCGAGTTCGTCGGCGCCAGCCTCGCCGCGGGCGTGAGCGAGGACTTGATGTCGCTGTACGTCACCACGCCGGCCGAGCACTTCCCGGCGATGCTCTCGGTGCTGGGGCAGTTGGTGCGAGAGCCCATCTTCCCCGAGAAGGAGGTGGAGCTGGCCCGGGAGCGCTCGCTGGCGCAGTTCGCCAACGATCTGGACGATCCGAGCACCATCGCGGACCGGGCCTTCACCCAGGAGCTGTGGGGAGACCACCCGTACGGGCATGACGTGGGGGGCACGGCCTCGCACGTGCGTACCTTCACCCGCGAGGACGTGGTGCGCTTCCACCGGGAGCGGATTGGCCCCAAGGGCGCGCTCCTGGTGGTGGTGGGCGCGGTAAAGCCGGAGGTGGTGGCCGCCGAGGCGGAGAAGGCCTTCGGAGGCTGGACGCAGCCGGAGCAGCTCGAGCTTCTGACTGTACCGCCGTTGGAGCGCCTGGCGCAGGCGGGCCGAATCCTCCTGATCGACAAGCCGGACCAGTCGCAGTCGCAGGTGCGCATCGGCGGGCCGGGCTACCGCATCGGCCACCCGGACTACTTCGCTGCGACGGCGATGAACATCGCCCTGGGCGGCGGTTTCACCTCGCGGCTGGTGAACGCCGTACGCGTGGAGCGAGGCCTGTCCTACAGCGTCGGCAGCTACTTCGACACGATGAGCGCGGGCGGCATCTTCGCCATCTCCACCTTCACCAAGACGGCCTCGACGCGAGAGATCATCGACGTGTCGCTGGGCGAGGTGGGCAAGGTACGCAAGGGCGGGATTACGCCCCGGGAGCTGAAGACGGCGCAGACGTACCTTGCGGGCCTCTACCCGCTGCGCACGGAGACGAGCGAGTCGGTGGCGTCGGTGCTCGCGGACATCCGGGTGCATGGGTTGGGGGATGACTGGGTGGAGCAGTTCCGCGACCGGCTGCGAGCGGTGACACCGAAGCAGGTGAAGACGGTGGCGGCGAAGTACCTGTACCCGCAGGCGCCGACGATGGTGCTGCTGGGCAAGGCCTCCGAGGTGAAGAAGCAGCTCAAGGGACTGGGTCCGGTCACGGTGGTTCCGGTCTCGGAGTACGAGTGA
- a CDS encoding M16 family metallopeptidase, whose protein sequence is MPKASSRPPARKADPALQSLLDVHEAQLSNGLRIRLLPNPQTPVVSLYTFFQVGSRNERPGITGISHLFEHMMFNGAKKYGPKEFDRVLESNGGRSNAYTSNDMTVYYDDFSSDALETVLDLESDRMRSLRISDDTLASEREVVKEERRVRVDNEITGILDEELGTLVYKAHPYRWPVIGWMADIENISRRDCEEYFRTYYAPSNAVLYISGDINPKKTMALIRRYYGDIPKGPKPIPVIDAEPAQKGERRAVVRHPAQSPSLMIGFRGPRATEEETLVLDVIQYALNKGEGSRLVKGLVYEQQVAVSVMLDWGWRIDPGTILFYLELKPDSDPQKVEAALYTELERMAREGLNERELQKAKNNLRADQLRELGTNTGRAHALGHYEALLGSWKELLTLPSRYAGITNEQVKATAAKYFAPERRSVVTLVPETDSAANGAED, encoded by the coding sequence ATGCCCAAGGCTTCTTCGCGTCCTCCCGCTCGTAAGGCGGACCCCGCGCTGCAGTCCCTGCTGGATGTCCACGAGGCCCAGTTGTCCAACGGCCTGCGCATCCGGCTGCTGCCCAACCCTCAAACCCCCGTGGTGAGCCTTTACACCTTCTTCCAGGTGGGCTCGCGCAACGAGCGCCCCGGCATCACGGGGATCAGCCACCTGTTCGAGCACATGATGTTCAACGGGGCGAAGAAGTACGGCCCCAAGGAGTTCGACCGGGTGCTGGAGTCCAACGGCGGCCGGTCCAACGCGTACACCTCCAATGACATGACGGTGTACTACGACGACTTCTCGTCGGACGCGCTGGAGACGGTGCTGGACCTGGAGTCGGACCGGATGCGCTCGCTGCGCATCTCGGATGACACGCTGGCCAGCGAGCGCGAGGTGGTGAAGGAGGAGCGCCGCGTCCGCGTGGACAATGAGATCACCGGCATCCTGGACGAGGAGCTGGGCACGCTGGTGTACAAGGCGCACCCGTACCGCTGGCCGGTGATCGGGTGGATGGCGGACATCGAGAACATCTCCCGCCGCGACTGCGAGGAGTACTTTCGCACCTACTACGCGCCCAGCAACGCGGTGCTCTACATCTCGGGTGACATCAACCCGAAGAAGACGATGGCCTTGATTCGCCGCTACTACGGCGACATCCCCAAGGGGCCCAAGCCGATTCCGGTCATCGACGCGGAGCCGGCGCAGAAGGGCGAGCGGCGCGCGGTGGTGCGCCACCCGGCGCAGTCGCCCTCGCTGATGATCGGCTTCCGGGGCCCGCGCGCCACGGAGGAGGAGACGCTCGTGCTGGACGTCATCCAGTACGCGCTGAACAAGGGGGAGGGGAGCCGGCTGGTGAAGGGGCTGGTGTACGAGCAGCAGGTGGCCGTGTCGGTGATGCTCGACTGGGGCTGGCGGATTGACCCAGGGACGATCCTCTTCTACCTGGAGCTCAAGCCGGACTCGGATCCGCAGAAGGTGGAGGCGGCGCTGTACACCGAGCTGGAGCGCATGGCGCGCGAGGGCTTGAACGAGCGCGAGCTGCAGAAGGCCAAGAACAACCTGCGGGCGGACCAGCTCCGCGAGCTGGGCACCAACACGGGGCGCGCCCACGCGCTGGGCCACTACGAGGCGCTGCTGGGCTCGTGGAAGGAGCTGCTGACGCTGCCGTCCCGCTATGCCGGCATCACCAACGAGCAGGTGAAGGCCACCGCCGCGAAGTACTTCGCTCCCGAGCGCCGCTCGGTGGTGACGCTGGTTCCCGAGACAGACTCCGCCGCCAACGGCGCCGAGGATTGA